One window of the Dreissena polymorpha isolate Duluth1 chromosome 5, UMN_Dpol_1.0, whole genome shotgun sequence genome contains the following:
- the LOC127881852 gene encoding uncharacterized protein LOC127881852 isoform X1 yields MILVSTKERNFEFNCRYDFQISFRTILTSAESPTSESDMDAGNDSDTDSDSFETDAADVHDGVGCDVCCERPIRGTRWKCRDCPNYDMCTSCYKNLRMFHDMNHSFKKINSHSFTGALLVNNKRSSKMHKVNRAGVVHKNVTCDVCTMSPIVGTRLKCRECANYDMCSACFEDHRMVHDLSHSFRQIETTGCVLHQAEATRTTSSQAVPKRIHQTNDGSGTPHVGVRCDVCKVSPIRGTRWRCSSCPDYDICSTCYEDKRRLHDKSHSFFKKENSTKRTKEQKGEHELSKTSSCLPSHWMTMRPDQHVIKVDLSTMSEEFRTVMGKFVQTLRKRIVRIHRVQSKILWEFYCSKRKQMEAIDGKIGGNEMNLFHGTKPDIIQTVCAHNLDMRLAGTNVGAIYGNGAYFASTADMSDRYATADPKTGHKFMLQCRVLVGRWTKGQQGLRRPPEIARTPDGQVRLYDSCVDNVRNPSIFCIFDHVQYYPEYIIEYK; encoded by the exons CTTCCGGACAATATTAACAAGTGCAGAGTCCCCAACCAGTGAGTCTGATATGGACGCAGGTAATGACTCTGACACTGACTCTGACAGTTTCGAGACGGACGCAG CTGATGTACACGATGGTGTTGGGTGTGACGTCTGCTGTGAGCGTCCTATCCGGGGTACCCGCTGGAAGTGCAGAGATTGCCCTAATTACGACATGTGTACATCGTGCTACAAGAATCTTAGAATGTTTCACGATATGAACCATTCATTCAAGAAAATCAACAGTCACTCATTTACAGG AGCCCTGCTTGTCAACAATAAACGATCCTCGAAAATGCATAAAGTGAATCGCGCAG GAGTCGTTCACAAGAATGTGACGTGTGACGTCTGCACTATGAGCCCGATCGTGGGTACCCGTTTGAAATGCAGAGAGTGTGCTAACTATGACATGTGTTCCGCGTGCTTTGAGGATCACAGGATGGTGCACGACTTGTCGCATTCATTTAGACAGATTGAAACAACAGGATGTGTATT ACACCAGGCGGAAGCTACTAGAACAACAAGCTCTCAAGCGGTGCCGAAAAGAATCCATCAAACCAATGACGGTTCAG GTACGCCTCATGTAGGTGTAAGATGTGATGTCTGCAAAGTCTCTCCAATTCGGGGTACCCGCTGGAGGTGTAGTTCTTGTCCCGACTATGACATTTGTTCCACTTGCTATGAGGATAAAAGACGATTGCATGATAAGTCGCATTCgttctttaaaaaagaaaattcaaCCAAAAG AACTAAAGAACAAAAGGGAGAACATGAACTATCAAAAACGTCGTCTTGTTTGCCATCACATTGGATGACGATGAGGCCCGATCAACACGTTATTAAAGTTGATCTTTCAACTATGAGTGAGGAATTCAGAACTGTAATGGGCAAGTTCGTTCAAACGCTTAGAAAAAGAATCGTCAGAATACACAGGGTTCAAAGCAAAATTCTTTGGGAGTTTTACTGTTC CAAACGCAAGCAGATGGAAGCCATAGATGGAAAAATCGGCGGTAACGAGATGAACCTTTTCCATGGAACAAAACCGGACATAATCCAAACTGTATGCGCTCACAATCTCGACATGCGCCTTGCCGGAACAAACGTCGGTGCGATATATGGCAATGGCGCCTATTTTGCTTCGACAGCAGATATGTCGGATCGGTATGCAACGGCTGATCCAAAAACGGGTCACAAGTTTATGTTGCAGTGTCGTGTACTGGTGGGACGCTGGACTAAAGGGCAGCAGGGTTTACGGAGGCCGCCTGAGATAGCCCGGACACCGGATGGTCAGGTCAGACTGTATGACAGCTGCGTGGACAACGTACGCAATCCGAGCATCTTCTGCATCTTCGACCACGTTCAGTACTATCCAGAGTATATCattgaatacaaataa
- the LOC127881852 gene encoding uncharacterized protein LOC127881852 isoform X4 translates to MRATINKGGGTIGRILSRSLIHLSVISDVHDGVGCDVCCERPIRGTRWKCRDCPNYDMCTSCYKNLRMFHDMNHSFKKINSHSFTGALLVNNKRSSKMHKVNRAGVVHKNVTCDVCTMSPIVGTRLKCRECANYDMCSACFEDHRMVHDLSHSFRQIETTGCVLHQAEATRTTSSQAVPKRIHQTNDGSGTPHVGVRCDVCKVSPIRGTRWRCSSCPDYDICSTCYEDKRRLHDKSHSFFKKENSTKRTKEQKGEHELSKTSSCLPSHWMTMRPDQHVIKVDLSTMSEEFRTVMGKFVQTLRKRIVRIHRVQSKILWEFYCSKRKQMEAIDGKIGGNEMNLFHGTKPDIIQTVCAHNLDMRLAGTNVGAIYGNGAYFASTADMSDRYATADPKTGHKFMLQCRVLVGRWTKGQQGLRRPPEIARTPDGQVRLYDSCVDNVRNPSIFCIFDHVQYYPEYIIEYK, encoded by the exons CTGATGTACACGATGGTGTTGGGTGTGACGTCTGCTGTGAGCGTCCTATCCGGGGTACCCGCTGGAAGTGCAGAGATTGCCCTAATTACGACATGTGTACATCGTGCTACAAGAATCTTAGAATGTTTCACGATATGAACCATTCATTCAAGAAAATCAACAGTCACTCATTTACAGG AGCCCTGCTTGTCAACAATAAACGATCCTCGAAAATGCATAAAGTGAATCGCGCAG GAGTCGTTCACAAGAATGTGACGTGTGACGTCTGCACTATGAGCCCGATCGTGGGTACCCGTTTGAAATGCAGAGAGTGTGCTAACTATGACATGTGTTCCGCGTGCTTTGAGGATCACAGGATGGTGCACGACTTGTCGCATTCATTTAGACAGATTGAAACAACAGGATGTGTATT ACACCAGGCGGAAGCTACTAGAACAACAAGCTCTCAAGCGGTGCCGAAAAGAATCCATCAAACCAATGACGGTTCAG GTACGCCTCATGTAGGTGTAAGATGTGATGTCTGCAAAGTCTCTCCAATTCGGGGTACCCGCTGGAGGTGTAGTTCTTGTCCCGACTATGACATTTGTTCCACTTGCTATGAGGATAAAAGACGATTGCATGATAAGTCGCATTCgttctttaaaaaagaaaattcaaCCAAAAG AACTAAAGAACAAAAGGGAGAACATGAACTATCAAAAACGTCGTCTTGTTTGCCATCACATTGGATGACGATGAGGCCCGATCAACACGTTATTAAAGTTGATCTTTCAACTATGAGTGAGGAATTCAGAACTGTAATGGGCAAGTTCGTTCAAACGCTTAGAAAAAGAATCGTCAGAATACACAGGGTTCAAAGCAAAATTCTTTGGGAGTTTTACTGTTC CAAACGCAAGCAGATGGAAGCCATAGATGGAAAAATCGGCGGTAACGAGATGAACCTTTTCCATGGAACAAAACCGGACATAATCCAAACTGTATGCGCTCACAATCTCGACATGCGCCTTGCCGGAACAAACGTCGGTGCGATATATGGCAATGGCGCCTATTTTGCTTCGACAGCAGATATGTCGGATCGGTATGCAACGGCTGATCCAAAAACGGGTCACAAGTTTATGTTGCAGTGTCGTGTACTGGTGGGACGCTGGACTAAAGGGCAGCAGGGTTTACGGAGGCCGCCTGAGATAGCCCGGACACCGGATGGTCAGGTCAGACTGTATGACAGCTGCGTGGACAACGTACGCAATCCGAGCATCTTCTGCATCTTCGACCACGTTCAGTACTATCCAGAGTATATCattgaatacaaataa
- the LOC127881852 gene encoding protein mono-ADP-ribosyltransferase PARP14-like isoform X6 produces the protein MDAADVHDGVGCDVCCERPIRGTRWKCRDCPNYDMCTSCYKNLRMFHDMNHSFKKINSHSFTGALLVNNKRSSKMHKVNRAGVVHKNVTCDVCTMSPIVGTRLKCRECANYDMCSACFEDHRMVHDLSHSFRQIETTGCVLHQAEATRTTSSQAVPKRIHQTNDGSGTPHVGVRCDVCKVSPIRGTRWRCSSCPDYDICSTCYEDKRRLHDKSHSFFKKENSTKRTKEQKGEHELSKTSSCLPSHWMTMRPDQHVIKVDLSTMSEEFRTVMGKFVQTLRKRIVRIHRVQSKILWEFYCSKRKQMEAIDGKIGGNEMNLFHGTKPDIIQTVCAHNLDMRLAGTNVGAIYGNGAYFASTADMSDRYATADPKTGHKFMLQCRVLVGRWTKGQQGLRRPPEIARTPDGQVRLYDSCVDNVRNPSIFCIFDHVQYYPEYIIEYK, from the exons ATGGACGCAG CTGATGTACACGATGGTGTTGGGTGTGACGTCTGCTGTGAGCGTCCTATCCGGGGTACCCGCTGGAAGTGCAGAGATTGCCCTAATTACGACATGTGTACATCGTGCTACAAGAATCTTAGAATGTTTCACGATATGAACCATTCATTCAAGAAAATCAACAGTCACTCATTTACAGG AGCCCTGCTTGTCAACAATAAACGATCCTCGAAAATGCATAAAGTGAATCGCGCAG GAGTCGTTCACAAGAATGTGACGTGTGACGTCTGCACTATGAGCCCGATCGTGGGTACCCGTTTGAAATGCAGAGAGTGTGCTAACTATGACATGTGTTCCGCGTGCTTTGAGGATCACAGGATGGTGCACGACTTGTCGCATTCATTTAGACAGATTGAAACAACAGGATGTGTATT ACACCAGGCGGAAGCTACTAGAACAACAAGCTCTCAAGCGGTGCCGAAAAGAATCCATCAAACCAATGACGGTTCAG GTACGCCTCATGTAGGTGTAAGATGTGATGTCTGCAAAGTCTCTCCAATTCGGGGTACCCGCTGGAGGTGTAGTTCTTGTCCCGACTATGACATTTGTTCCACTTGCTATGAGGATAAAAGACGATTGCATGATAAGTCGCATTCgttctttaaaaaagaaaattcaaCCAAAAG AACTAAAGAACAAAAGGGAGAACATGAACTATCAAAAACGTCGTCTTGTTTGCCATCACATTGGATGACGATGAGGCCCGATCAACACGTTATTAAAGTTGATCTTTCAACTATGAGTGAGGAATTCAGAACTGTAATGGGCAAGTTCGTTCAAACGCTTAGAAAAAGAATCGTCAGAATACACAGGGTTCAAAGCAAAATTCTTTGGGAGTTTTACTGTTC CAAACGCAAGCAGATGGAAGCCATAGATGGAAAAATCGGCGGTAACGAGATGAACCTTTTCCATGGAACAAAACCGGACATAATCCAAACTGTATGCGCTCACAATCTCGACATGCGCCTTGCCGGAACAAACGTCGGTGCGATATATGGCAATGGCGCCTATTTTGCTTCGACAGCAGATATGTCGGATCGGTATGCAACGGCTGATCCAAAAACGGGTCACAAGTTTATGTTGCAGTGTCGTGTACTGGTGGGACGCTGGACTAAAGGGCAGCAGGGTTTACGGAGGCCGCCTGAGATAGCCCGGACACCGGATGGTCAGGTCAGACTGTATGACAGCTGCGTGGACAACGTACGCAATCCGAGCATCTTCTGCATCTTCGACCACGTTCAGTACTATCCAGAGTATATCattgaatacaaataa
- the LOC127881852 gene encoding protein mono-ADP-ribosyltransferase PARP14-like isoform X5: MDAGNDSDTDSDSFETDAADVHDGVGCDVCCERPIRGTRWKCRDCPNYDMCTSCYKNLRMFHDMNHSFKKINSHSFTGALLVNNKRSSKMHKVNRAGVVHKNVTCDVCTMSPIVGTRLKCRECANYDMCSACFEDHRMVHDLSHSFRQIETTGCVLHQAEATRTTSSQAVPKRIHQTNDGSGTPHVGVRCDVCKVSPIRGTRWRCSSCPDYDICSTCYEDKRRLHDKSHSFFKKENSTKRTKEQKGEHELSKTSSCLPSHWMTMRPDQHVIKVDLSTMSEEFRTVMGKFVQTLRKRIVRIHRVQSKILWEFYCSKRKQMEAIDGKIGGNEMNLFHGTKPDIIQTVCAHNLDMRLAGTNVGAIYGNGAYFASTADMSDRYATADPKTGHKFMLQCRVLVGRWTKGQQGLRRPPEIARTPDGQVRLYDSCVDNVRNPSIFCIFDHVQYYPEYIIEYK; encoded by the exons ATGGACGCAGGTAATGACTCTGACACTGACTCTGACAGTTTCGAGACGGACGCAG CTGATGTACACGATGGTGTTGGGTGTGACGTCTGCTGTGAGCGTCCTATCCGGGGTACCCGCTGGAAGTGCAGAGATTGCCCTAATTACGACATGTGTACATCGTGCTACAAGAATCTTAGAATGTTTCACGATATGAACCATTCATTCAAGAAAATCAACAGTCACTCATTTACAGG AGCCCTGCTTGTCAACAATAAACGATCCTCGAAAATGCATAAAGTGAATCGCGCAG GAGTCGTTCACAAGAATGTGACGTGTGACGTCTGCACTATGAGCCCGATCGTGGGTACCCGTTTGAAATGCAGAGAGTGTGCTAACTATGACATGTGTTCCGCGTGCTTTGAGGATCACAGGATGGTGCACGACTTGTCGCATTCATTTAGACAGATTGAAACAACAGGATGTGTATT ACACCAGGCGGAAGCTACTAGAACAACAAGCTCTCAAGCGGTGCCGAAAAGAATCCATCAAACCAATGACGGTTCAG GTACGCCTCATGTAGGTGTAAGATGTGATGTCTGCAAAGTCTCTCCAATTCGGGGTACCCGCTGGAGGTGTAGTTCTTGTCCCGACTATGACATTTGTTCCACTTGCTATGAGGATAAAAGACGATTGCATGATAAGTCGCATTCgttctttaaaaaagaaaattcaaCCAAAAG AACTAAAGAACAAAAGGGAGAACATGAACTATCAAAAACGTCGTCTTGTTTGCCATCACATTGGATGACGATGAGGCCCGATCAACACGTTATTAAAGTTGATCTTTCAACTATGAGTGAGGAATTCAGAACTGTAATGGGCAAGTTCGTTCAAACGCTTAGAAAAAGAATCGTCAGAATACACAGGGTTCAAAGCAAAATTCTTTGGGAGTTTTACTGTTC CAAACGCAAGCAGATGGAAGCCATAGATGGAAAAATCGGCGGTAACGAGATGAACCTTTTCCATGGAACAAAACCGGACATAATCCAAACTGTATGCGCTCACAATCTCGACATGCGCCTTGCCGGAACAAACGTCGGTGCGATATATGGCAATGGCGCCTATTTTGCTTCGACAGCAGATATGTCGGATCGGTATGCAACGGCTGATCCAAAAACGGGTCACAAGTTTATGTTGCAGTGTCGTGTACTGGTGGGACGCTGGACTAAAGGGCAGCAGGGTTTACGGAGGCCGCCTGAGATAGCCCGGACACCGGATGGTCAGGTCAGACTGTATGACAGCTGCGTGGACAACGTACGCAATCCGAGCATCTTCTGCATCTTCGACCACGTTCAGTACTATCCAGAGTATATCattgaatacaaataa
- the LOC127881852 gene encoding uncharacterized protein LOC127881852 isoform X2 translates to MILVSTKERNFEFNCRYDFQISFRTILTSAESPTSESDMDAGNDSDTDSDSFETDAADVHDGVGCDVCCERPIRGTRWKCRDCPNYDMCTSCYKNLRMFHDMNHSFKKINSHSFTGALLVNNKRSSKMHKVNRAGVVHKNVTCDVCTMSPIVGTRLKCRECANYDMCSACFEDHRMVHDLSHSFRQIETTGCVLHQAEATRTTSSQAVPKRIHQTNDGTPHVGVRCDVCKVSPIRGTRWRCSSCPDYDICSTCYEDKRRLHDKSHSFFKKENSTKRTKEQKGEHELSKTSSCLPSHWMTMRPDQHVIKVDLSTMSEEFRTVMGKFVQTLRKRIVRIHRVQSKILWEFYCSKRKQMEAIDGKIGGNEMNLFHGTKPDIIQTVCAHNLDMRLAGTNVGAIYGNGAYFASTADMSDRYATADPKTGHKFMLQCRVLVGRWTKGQQGLRRPPEIARTPDGQVRLYDSCVDNVRNPSIFCIFDHVQYYPEYIIEYK, encoded by the exons CTTCCGGACAATATTAACAAGTGCAGAGTCCCCAACCAGTGAGTCTGATATGGACGCAGGTAATGACTCTGACACTGACTCTGACAGTTTCGAGACGGACGCAG CTGATGTACACGATGGTGTTGGGTGTGACGTCTGCTGTGAGCGTCCTATCCGGGGTACCCGCTGGAAGTGCAGAGATTGCCCTAATTACGACATGTGTACATCGTGCTACAAGAATCTTAGAATGTTTCACGATATGAACCATTCATTCAAGAAAATCAACAGTCACTCATTTACAGG AGCCCTGCTTGTCAACAATAAACGATCCTCGAAAATGCATAAAGTGAATCGCGCAG GAGTCGTTCACAAGAATGTGACGTGTGACGTCTGCACTATGAGCCCGATCGTGGGTACCCGTTTGAAATGCAGAGAGTGTGCTAACTATGACATGTGTTCCGCGTGCTTTGAGGATCACAGGATGGTGCACGACTTGTCGCATTCATTTAGACAGATTGAAACAACAGGATGTGTATT ACACCAGGCGGAAGCTACTAGAACAACAAGCTCTCAAGCGGTGCCGAAAAGAATCCATCAAACCAATGACG GTACGCCTCATGTAGGTGTAAGATGTGATGTCTGCAAAGTCTCTCCAATTCGGGGTACCCGCTGGAGGTGTAGTTCTTGTCCCGACTATGACATTTGTTCCACTTGCTATGAGGATAAAAGACGATTGCATGATAAGTCGCATTCgttctttaaaaaagaaaattcaaCCAAAAG AACTAAAGAACAAAAGGGAGAACATGAACTATCAAAAACGTCGTCTTGTTTGCCATCACATTGGATGACGATGAGGCCCGATCAACACGTTATTAAAGTTGATCTTTCAACTATGAGTGAGGAATTCAGAACTGTAATGGGCAAGTTCGTTCAAACGCTTAGAAAAAGAATCGTCAGAATACACAGGGTTCAAAGCAAAATTCTTTGGGAGTTTTACTGTTC CAAACGCAAGCAGATGGAAGCCATAGATGGAAAAATCGGCGGTAACGAGATGAACCTTTTCCATGGAACAAAACCGGACATAATCCAAACTGTATGCGCTCACAATCTCGACATGCGCCTTGCCGGAACAAACGTCGGTGCGATATATGGCAATGGCGCCTATTTTGCTTCGACAGCAGATATGTCGGATCGGTATGCAACGGCTGATCCAAAAACGGGTCACAAGTTTATGTTGCAGTGTCGTGTACTGGTGGGACGCTGGACTAAAGGGCAGCAGGGTTTACGGAGGCCGCCTGAGATAGCCCGGACACCGGATGGTCAGGTCAGACTGTATGACAGCTGCGTGGACAACGTACGCAATCCGAGCATCTTCTGCATCTTCGACCACGTTCAGTACTATCCAGAGTATATCattgaatacaaataa
- the LOC127881852 gene encoding uncharacterized protein LOC127881852 isoform X3 produces MILVSTKERNFEFNCRYDFQISFRTILTSAESPTSESDMDAADVHDGVGCDVCCERPIRGTRWKCRDCPNYDMCTSCYKNLRMFHDMNHSFKKINSHSFTGALLVNNKRSSKMHKVNRAGVVHKNVTCDVCTMSPIVGTRLKCRECANYDMCSACFEDHRMVHDLSHSFRQIETTGCVLHQAEATRTTSSQAVPKRIHQTNDGSGTPHVGVRCDVCKVSPIRGTRWRCSSCPDYDICSTCYEDKRRLHDKSHSFFKKENSTKRTKEQKGEHELSKTSSCLPSHWMTMRPDQHVIKVDLSTMSEEFRTVMGKFVQTLRKRIVRIHRVQSKILWEFYCSKRKQMEAIDGKIGGNEMNLFHGTKPDIIQTVCAHNLDMRLAGTNVGAIYGNGAYFASTADMSDRYATADPKTGHKFMLQCRVLVGRWTKGQQGLRRPPEIARTPDGQVRLYDSCVDNVRNPSIFCIFDHVQYYPEYIIEYK; encoded by the exons CTTCCGGACAATATTAACAAGTGCAGAGTCCCCAACCAGTGAGTCTGATATGGACGCAG CTGATGTACACGATGGTGTTGGGTGTGACGTCTGCTGTGAGCGTCCTATCCGGGGTACCCGCTGGAAGTGCAGAGATTGCCCTAATTACGACATGTGTACATCGTGCTACAAGAATCTTAGAATGTTTCACGATATGAACCATTCATTCAAGAAAATCAACAGTCACTCATTTACAGG AGCCCTGCTTGTCAACAATAAACGATCCTCGAAAATGCATAAAGTGAATCGCGCAG GAGTCGTTCACAAGAATGTGACGTGTGACGTCTGCACTATGAGCCCGATCGTGGGTACCCGTTTGAAATGCAGAGAGTGTGCTAACTATGACATGTGTTCCGCGTGCTTTGAGGATCACAGGATGGTGCACGACTTGTCGCATTCATTTAGACAGATTGAAACAACAGGATGTGTATT ACACCAGGCGGAAGCTACTAGAACAACAAGCTCTCAAGCGGTGCCGAAAAGAATCCATCAAACCAATGACGGTTCAG GTACGCCTCATGTAGGTGTAAGATGTGATGTCTGCAAAGTCTCTCCAATTCGGGGTACCCGCTGGAGGTGTAGTTCTTGTCCCGACTATGACATTTGTTCCACTTGCTATGAGGATAAAAGACGATTGCATGATAAGTCGCATTCgttctttaaaaaagaaaattcaaCCAAAAG AACTAAAGAACAAAAGGGAGAACATGAACTATCAAAAACGTCGTCTTGTTTGCCATCACATTGGATGACGATGAGGCCCGATCAACACGTTATTAAAGTTGATCTTTCAACTATGAGTGAGGAATTCAGAACTGTAATGGGCAAGTTCGTTCAAACGCTTAGAAAAAGAATCGTCAGAATACACAGGGTTCAAAGCAAAATTCTTTGGGAGTTTTACTGTTC CAAACGCAAGCAGATGGAAGCCATAGATGGAAAAATCGGCGGTAACGAGATGAACCTTTTCCATGGAACAAAACCGGACATAATCCAAACTGTATGCGCTCACAATCTCGACATGCGCCTTGCCGGAACAAACGTCGGTGCGATATATGGCAATGGCGCCTATTTTGCTTCGACAGCAGATATGTCGGATCGGTATGCAACGGCTGATCCAAAAACGGGTCACAAGTTTATGTTGCAGTGTCGTGTACTGGTGGGACGCTGGACTAAAGGGCAGCAGGGTTTACGGAGGCCGCCTGAGATAGCCCGGACACCGGATGGTCAGGTCAGACTGTATGACAGCTGCGTGGACAACGTACGCAATCCGAGCATCTTCTGCATCTTCGACCACGTTCAGTACTATCCAGAGTATATCattgaatacaaataa
- the LOC127881852 gene encoding protein mono-ADP-ribosyltransferase PARP14-like isoform X7 — protein sequence MCTSCYKNLRMFHDMNHSFKKINSHSFTGALLVNNKRSSKMHKVNRAGVVHKNVTCDVCTMSPIVGTRLKCRECANYDMCSACFEDHRMVHDLSHSFRQIETTGCVLHQAEATRTTSSQAVPKRIHQTNDGSGTPHVGVRCDVCKVSPIRGTRWRCSSCPDYDICSTCYEDKRRLHDKSHSFFKKENSTKRTKEQKGEHELSKTSSCLPSHWMTMRPDQHVIKVDLSTMSEEFRTVMGKFVQTLRKRIVRIHRVQSKILWEFYCSKRKQMEAIDGKIGGNEMNLFHGTKPDIIQTVCAHNLDMRLAGTNVGAIYGNGAYFASTADMSDRYATADPKTGHKFMLQCRVLVGRWTKGQQGLRRPPEIARTPDGQVRLYDSCVDNVRNPSIFCIFDHVQYYPEYIIEYK from the exons ATGTGTACATCGTGCTACAAGAATCTTAGAATGTTTCACGATATGAACCATTCATTCAAGAAAATCAACAGTCACTCATTTACAGG AGCCCTGCTTGTCAACAATAAACGATCCTCGAAAATGCATAAAGTGAATCGCGCAG GAGTCGTTCACAAGAATGTGACGTGTGACGTCTGCACTATGAGCCCGATCGTGGGTACCCGTTTGAAATGCAGAGAGTGTGCTAACTATGACATGTGTTCCGCGTGCTTTGAGGATCACAGGATGGTGCACGACTTGTCGCATTCATTTAGACAGATTGAAACAACAGGATGTGTATT ACACCAGGCGGAAGCTACTAGAACAACAAGCTCTCAAGCGGTGCCGAAAAGAATCCATCAAACCAATGACGGTTCAG GTACGCCTCATGTAGGTGTAAGATGTGATGTCTGCAAAGTCTCTCCAATTCGGGGTACCCGCTGGAGGTGTAGTTCTTGTCCCGACTATGACATTTGTTCCACTTGCTATGAGGATAAAAGACGATTGCATGATAAGTCGCATTCgttctttaaaaaagaaaattcaaCCAAAAG AACTAAAGAACAAAAGGGAGAACATGAACTATCAAAAACGTCGTCTTGTTTGCCATCACATTGGATGACGATGAGGCCCGATCAACACGTTATTAAAGTTGATCTTTCAACTATGAGTGAGGAATTCAGAACTGTAATGGGCAAGTTCGTTCAAACGCTTAGAAAAAGAATCGTCAGAATACACAGGGTTCAAAGCAAAATTCTTTGGGAGTTTTACTGTTC CAAACGCAAGCAGATGGAAGCCATAGATGGAAAAATCGGCGGTAACGAGATGAACCTTTTCCATGGAACAAAACCGGACATAATCCAAACTGTATGCGCTCACAATCTCGACATGCGCCTTGCCGGAACAAACGTCGGTGCGATATATGGCAATGGCGCCTATTTTGCTTCGACAGCAGATATGTCGGATCGGTATGCAACGGCTGATCCAAAAACGGGTCACAAGTTTATGTTGCAGTGTCGTGTACTGGTGGGACGCTGGACTAAAGGGCAGCAGGGTTTACGGAGGCCGCCTGAGATAGCCCGGACACCGGATGGTCAGGTCAGACTGTATGACAGCTGCGTGGACAACGTACGCAATCCGAGCATCTTCTGCATCTTCGACCACGTTCAGTACTATCCAGAGTATATCattgaatacaaataa